The nucleotide window cgGACGCGTCCACTCCCTCTGcgccccctccaccacctccccccccccctcctcttttccTTCCTTCTCTTTGCGTGTTTGCTTGCCTGTTTTTCCTtgggtgatggcggtggcggtggtgactcTCCTCGGAAGTGCCCTTCACACCCCACCTCCTTTTAGCCCTTCTGCTCGCCTccacccatacacacacacacacatatatatatatacgtatacGCGTATCGTTCAGCGCATACCCACCATACGCgtacaacacacacacagtcctCCAATGCGTCGCTTTCTTGTGCCCCGCTCCCTCCCGAGCGTCATCCTCACCCGCCGTGCTCCAGCGGGTACGCAGGCAAGCCCTGCGACTGCCGCcagctctgctgccgctaccgccgccgctgctggtgccccTGCGGCTGCCAAGCCGACGGTAGCCGCCTACGACTTTCCCAAGGATGTGCTGCGCAATCGTTTGTGGCAGACGCACCAGGCAGGGAGACACGTTACCGTGTACGTCGACTCGGGCCGCATTGCATGGATCGTCATGAACCGCGCCGAGTCGAGCGCCAACGCGTTGGGCGAGGAGTTTGTGAAGAACATGAATGCAGCACTGGACATTGTGGAGTCTCTCGTCGAGAAGGGTGAAGCCCAATTCGCCATCCTGGCGAGTGCCAAGTCGACGTTCTGCGTCGGTGCTGACATTGATCAGATGTACACCGTGACGGACccagcagtggcggtgcaggtgcCGACCGTTGGGCACCAGCTCTTCAATCGCATTGAGCAGGAGAAGTTCCCCATTGTCGCTGCTATCAACGGCCTCGCCCTCGGCGGTGGCTTTGAGATGTCGCTCGCGTGCCATCAGCGGCTAATGGCCTCCACTGCGAAGGTGGGCTTTCCGGAGTGTATGCTTGGTCTTCTGccgggcggcggtggcacggTGCGGACGCAGCGGTTGTGCGGGCTTACCAAGACGGTGCAGTGGATCATGACCTCGAAGCAGATCAAGCCTCAGGAAGCCAAGTCGGCTGGCGCGTGTGACGCTATCATCTCCGCCGACGACCGGTGGAATGGCGAGCACCGCTTCTACGAGGGCGTGCGCAAGTGGGCTGGGCAGTACCTGTCCGACAAGCCCGCTCGCTTATCGAAGCGGAAGAACATTTCGCTGATGGATCAGGTGCTCGAGCGCACAACCTTCGGCCGCCGCAAGATCGCGGACGAGACCATCAAGATGCTGAACAAGAAGACAAAGGGCAAATACATTGCGCAGTACAAGGCGCTGGAGTGCATCATGTATTCCGCCACGCACAGCAACCAGCAGGGCTTTGACAAGGAGTGCCGCGGCTTCGCTGAGCTGCTGTGCAGCCCAGAGGCGAAGAACCAGATGTCCCTGTACTTTCTGCAAGAAGGCATGAAGAAGAGCGCGGACAAGACGGGCGTGCCCAAGGATAAGGTGATGCCCGTGAACCGCGTTGGTGTGATTGGCGCTGGCGTCATGGGCTCCGGCATTGCGCACTACTTCGCCAAGAACAATATCCCGGTGGCAGTGAAGGACTTGAAAGAGGAGTCCGTGAAGCGGGGCATCACCAACGTCCGTGCCGAGTTTGAGCGGGCCGTGCGCCGCAAGCGCATGGTAACGGCAGAGCTGGACCGGAAGATGGCCCTCGTGACGGGCGGCACCACCAACGAAGTGCTTCGCGACGCGGACGTTATTGTCGAGGCCGCCGTGGAGGTGATGGACATCAAGAAGAAGGTGATtcagcagctggagcaggACGGCGTCCTCCACTCCAAGAGCCTCTTCGCCACGAACACGTCCTCGCTGAGCTTGACCGAGATGCAGACGATGGCCAAGTGTCCGCACAACATCGTCGGCATGCACTTCTTCAACCCTGTATCGAAGATGCCGCTGGTGGAGGTCATCAAGGGCAAGAGTACTTCGTCCGaggccgcggccgccatcTTCAACCTCGCCCTCAAGACGGGCAAGATCCCAATCATCGTGAACGATGGCCCGGGATTTCTGGTGAACCGCATCCTCGGTGTATACATGGCAGAGGCCGGGCGGCTGGCGGTGGACGAGCGGTGCCACCCAGCGTGTGTGGATGAGGCTATTCTGGCCTTTGGCATGCCAATGGGGCCCTTCCGCCTCTTGGATGAGGTTGGCCTCGACGTCGCCTGTCACGTGGGGCCGGTACTGACCAACGGCCTGAAGAGCGACCGCTTCAGCGTCAGCACGGCCATCTCCCAGATGGTCAAAGACGGCTACCTTGGCCGCAAGAACAACAAGGGCTTCTACACCTACACGGCGGAAGGGAAGGACGCGGGGCTGAACGATGGGCTCCTGCAAAAGTATCTCGGCAAGGAGCTGAGCGCCTCCGTCTCAAAGACGGAGATCGTGGACCGCTGCGTCTTGCTCATGGTGAACGAAGCAACCCGCATCCTCGATGAGGGGATCGCGATGTCACCCGAGGATGTTGACACGGGGATGGTGTGGGGCACCGGCTTTCCGCCGTTCCGTGGCGGGTTGCTGCAGTACGCCGACCACCGTGGCATCGCCAACGTTgttgcggcgctggagcaaCTGCAGCGGAAGACGAAGAAAGACTACTTTGCCCCCACTGAGACACTGAAGAAGATGGCCATCGATGGCAACCGCTTCTTCTCGACTCGCCCGTACGTGCCGTACCAGGAGCGCCACGGATACCCTAAGGTGACGTACTAGACGCCGTTCAACCATCAAGGGAGGAGGGTTCACAAGCAGAGAGTGCGCTCATGGCGCGCGCTTAGGCTTTCCTTTTGAACATGGTGCCACATGCCCGTGCCTTCTCTCCCGTCCCCCCGTCCCCcggtccccctcccccgcccctcgcCCCAGGAAGAGGTCCCATTGCCGCTCACGTAGGAGAGAGCggaacagaaaaaaaaagatccCAAGCACCTtcatgtgtctgtgcgtgcgtgtgtatgcgaACGTGCTCATGTTGGGTGTGCCGATATCCTTTCCTCGTCTCGTctgctttctctcccttccgGGGAGCTCTCGTTGACCGCCTAGACCATGAGGCTGGGGATGACGGACGATGTGTTGCTCAGGATACGCAAcacggcaaaaaaaaaatgaaatCATAACGAAAAGGGCGACGGGcgaagagacgcacacgcgtagCGCTGATGAAGGGACCTGCTTTGTGTGCTttctttatatatatatatatatgtgtgtgtgtgttggccTCTCGGCTATGGCAGACACAAATCTCGGCTGCACGTATTCGCGAACGTAAAGCGTGCGTTGGTGCACGTCTATACACGTCTGTGGAAGAGTGGTTGAACAGGTGAATGACTCTAGCTTCCGCGTGTACACGGAGAGGTTCTGTGTGGCGAAACAGCCACTGCAGCGTGTTGGCGGTGGCCCCTCGGTGTGCAATCACCACAACGCCTGTTCAtcagggaagagagagaggcggaagaggagaaggggggatTCAAGAACTCTTCCTGAATCGCCTGTCTTTGTGCTGCCTTACCCCCCCCGCGTGTTCACggctttctctccctctctctcgctctgtgcGAACGCGAACGCACTATGTGTGCactcgcactcgcacgcacacacacaaaagtcATAGCCGGCTTCTGAAAATAAAAAATtatccctccccctcttttgCTTCATGTGCTGCTCTTTCTTTGCgactccctcccccaccccttctccatctcccgCCTTccgtgttgttgtttttaCTGTTATCCTCGCACATGTATTTCGCTCGTGTTggtgactctctctctctcgaccccccccctcccctcactctgcctccctccatcACGCGTACGTAcgtgtctgcgtctgcgtgcCTTTGCAACGGCAAGCGCTGCCGTGACGTCCTGAGTCGACGCGCCCTGGCGCTCTCCATATCGCCgaccctcctctcctcccctccactCTGTTTCTTCGTTATTCTTCGTCCCCTATGCATCTTCCTTGATGCCGCCATTATGTGTTGATGGCTTTGTTGGAGGGAATGGGCGTGTCACTTCTTCtgtttgcttgcttgctcTCACGCTCCGATGTGGAAGACAGGTTGGGTGGTTGGCAGAGGGGTGCACGCATGTTGCGCATGGCAGCATCACACTGTGGACGTGGGTGTCGCACATGGCTGCTTTGTTTGTTGCTGTTTAGTTGGCTCTCTCCTTTGTTGCTTGCGTGGCGTCGACGgcttcgttgttgttttctttggCTGCTTGCTCTCTGTgacccccctctcccctctccacccttttttgcgtgtgtgtgtgtgtgtgtgcgtgtgtgtgtacgtgaTGATGGTGTGGGTATCGCTGTCTTTGGCGACGCTGCTCTTCAGCATGAGACCAGCATGGCTGTGGCAAGAGCTATTTTCCTGTCTGGCTccctttgttgttgttgttctccccctcctcccccctcctccctcccccctctcactTCTCTGCAAACGCATCTTTCAGGGGCCACCCGTTGAACCGCCACCACAAGCATACGTTACActacagcacacacacacacatcagccatgtatatgtgtgcgcgtgcgtgaacgagggaagagggagcaACAGACCTCCGAGCCAAGGAAGGGTAGGCGGGGGGAGGTGACACGcggaaaacgaaaagagaAACACACTTCATTCGAGGGTGCAATCCTCCCTTGAGCCGTCCAGAAGCATGCCCTCTCCCACACGTAGCCTCTGCGGCTCTCTGGCAATTGgatcccctcctccccagcCGGTGCTGCCCGTCACTGGCACTTCGTCatacctcctcctcctccttcttttCTGCCGCATTCACGGAACACAAAAACTTCGTGTCCCCACGGCTCTTCttgctcgcctcctccctggTATTCTTCCTCGCCAtcccgcccctctcttccgccGCGCTTGCACGGCTCCCTCAGCTCGTGCTCATGTGCGTTCACCCGTGAGCTCCTtgcgagaggagagagacagcgcgAGCAACAAGACGtcgtcacacacacaaacacacacatcgTTACCCAACCCCACCTCGGATTTTCCTTCTCATTTTTCTGTCTGCGTTCCTGTTTGCCTCGCCGTCTCCCGTGGGCGCGGGTACGTGCGTGCACACATCTGCTCATGGTGTCCTCTGTATGGCGCGAAGTCACTAGCCTCCTGGCTGTGGTCTCCTCGCCCGTCCTTCACTCTCCTCTACATCGAAGTTCTTTTTAGGACCGCACACCGTTCACCATGCCCACGAAGCGCGCGAAAAATAAAGCGGTAGGCGTGGCGGCTGGTGAATCTGCTGCGAGGAACCgaagccgcagcaccactgccgctgtcAAGGCACCTGATCCCGAGCACAATATCGttgaggaggcgcagctctcctcctcgtactcccctccccgctccaGCTCCGATTCAAACTCCGTCGCTTCGAttccgccgccacctgcaccCATCGACGTCGATGCAGAAGCGTGTGAGACACCTTCGGAAATAACGTCGCGACGAGCCATGCGTCAAACAACGCTGGCGGGAGAGGTACTCTGCACAGAACCAAAGCCCTCGCGCGTCTCGGCGAAGCCATCACGCGCTCGAGGCGTCGCGGATGGACAGAAGGGCGGCTCAGTTGGTGGCGAGCTGAAGCCCGTTGCCGGCTCAGCACGGGCGTCTCGGAAGAGAGCTACTCCGTCGATGCGGTTAGAGGGccccgctgcggcaccgcttcTGGAAGAAGCGCTGCTGGTATACATGCGCTCTGCGTTGGCTCGCAACTTTATGCTGATGACGGGACGCACCATTGAGCTTGCTGCACAACCGCATGCACACTGCATCATGGGTGACTTAGATACCCTTTCCGGGACAGCGGTGGTTGGAGAGACCGCGGAACCGGCTGACGACGACGTCACCAGCGCTAAACCACAAATGCTGGACGCAAGAGACCCCAGCAATGTAGCTATGCGGGCAGTCTTGCCATGTGTTCAATACTTCATCGTTAGCGAGTGTGCTCGCGTTGCCCGCgtggtgcgcgaggagggcggcaaCGGGTACGGCGACGACCCGGCGACCCGAGCAAcggagctgctcggcttTCTTCTCTCCATGCTCGACAAGTATGACGCATTCTCCGACCTCCTTGTCTTGGCATGCCCGTCCTGCCGCGTCGCAGGTGTGAGCTGCTCAGCCTTCTCATGTTTGACGCAGTATTTGGTGTTGTCGCAGCGAGCGAGTGTGGAAGAGATACACCTGATGGACCAGAAAAGCCTGATCGAGCGTCTGGGGTTGCTGGACGGGTGTCGCGCCACCACTGGGCAGCCGTTGGATGTGATGGAGTGCTGTCCGTTTGGTGAGACACACGtctccctccacctcttGGTCCGGACGAGCtcgggagagagacacaacTGGCGTCTCAGCAGACTTTGGTGGCAGCACGTACCTTTTCAGCTTCTATCCTTCCCCGCCATCGCCAAGGCGGCAAAGGCGTTCGATGCGTCCATGGGCCAATACACGGCGGATCGGACACGCGATTTGATGCGGTACCAGCACATGGCGGCCAACTCAGGCGGAAAGTGGGCACCGCCGACAAATAAACAGGCAAAGTCACCGAAGTTCACTGCAGCTCAGCGGGCGCTTATCAAGCCCAAGGCCGGTTGTCTGACGTGggcagaggagctgctccGCGCGATCCTGCCAGAGACCGCCACGCACCCGTGGCACCGCAATACTGAAGACCTTCAGTCACGCATCCGACGCTGCTACGCTTACACGTGCGCAGATGTTAATCACGGCGGATATTTCTCCATGACACTGGAACCAACGCTTTCCCTGTTGTTCTCTACGCTCAGTACGGGCTCGTTCACGAGCACGGCCAGCTTTGTGCAGGCAAGGCTGCTTTTTGCCCACATGAAGGTGTGTCAGCACGTGGCCGAGGCACTGCtacgtggcggcggctgctcGTGCCACAGTCATCACgatcccgctgctgccggagtACTGTTTGTGGAGGCACACGGTCCGTtcatggcggcgctgcgtcacTGCCGTGACGAGTCGTACCTCCTCTCGGACAACGATACAGTGACTCTGGGAAGAacggccagcgccgcggtaGACGTAGATGCTGTCGAagagacgacgacagcgcctGGGGCGGTCGCTGCGGGTGGCTCTCAAGAAGCCGCAACCTTCTACGCCGCGGGCTCTTTTTCCAGGTTTCAGACAACGCTGGAGCTTACGGGGTCGATGAATGCGGCGCAGATAGTGAACTACGTGACGCAAGTGACCGCAGAGTCCACAGAGACGCTGCCAGATGCGCAGATGCCGCGGCAGTACATTCAAGCGGAGCTGAAGCGGCATCAGCTGGAGAATGTGCAGCGGATGTGGAATAAGGAGTGCGAAGGCTATCGCGAGCACGTGTCCGTCCCGCTTTACCACGTAGACACTGGAGCGATG belongs to Leishmania mexicana MHOM/GT/2001/U1103 complete genome, chromosome 26 and includes:
- a CDS encoding trifunctional enzyme alpha subunit, mitochondrial precursor-like protein; its protein translation is MNRAESSANALGEEFVKNMNAALDIVESLVEKGEAQFAILASAKSTFCVGADIDQMYTVTDPAVAVQVPTVGHQLFNRIEQEKFPIVAAINGLALGGGFEMSLACHQRLMASTAKVGFPECMLGLLPGGGGTVRTQRLCGLTKTVQWIMTSKQIKPQEAKSAGACDAIISADDRWNGEHRFYEGVRKWAGQYLSDKPARLSKRKNISLMDQVLERTTFGRRKIADETIKMLNKKTKGKYIAQYKALECIMYSATHSNQQGFDKECRGFAELLCSPEAKNQMSLYFLQEGMKKSADKTGVPKDKVMPVNRVGVIGAGVMGSGIAHYFAKNNIPVAVKDLKEESVKRGITNVRAEFERAVRRKRMVTAELDRKMALVTGGTTNEVLRDADVIVEAAVEVMDIKKKVIQQLEQDGVLHSKSLFATNTSSLSLTEMQTMAKCPHNIVGMHFFNPVSKMPLVEVIKGKSTSSEAAAAIFNLALKTGKIPIIVNDGPGFLVNRILGVYMAEAGRLAVDERCHPACVDEAILAFGMPMGPFRLLDEVGLDVACHVGPVLTNGLKSDRFSVSTAISQMVKDGYLGRKNNKGFYTYTAEGKDAGLNDGLLQKYLGKELSASVSKTEIVDRCVLLMVNEATRILDEGIAMSPEDVDTGMVWGTGFPPFRGGLLQYADHRGIANVVAALEQLQRKTKKDYFAPTETLKKMAIDGNRFFSTRPYVPYQERHGYPKVTY